One Phalacrocorax carbo chromosome 12, bPhaCar2.1, whole genome shotgun sequence genomic window carries:
- the ELOB gene encoding LOW QUALITY PROTEIN: elongin-B (The sequence of the model RefSeq protein was modified relative to this genomic sequence to represent the inferred CDS: inserted 3 bases in 2 codons) — MDDYVAICCHKTAVLTEAKEETTVHEFERXVEGILTRLLEEQRLYKDDQLLDDDDRILLGCGLSHKLLXPHVTATVGLALIRPGNCTFEPLRIDPFLSTAELLDIRKSQESGSSSSEQPILLKPVSPVLWGAGSVCILHPSTPFLMCLSDQ, encoded by the exons ATGGATGACTATGTGGCGATTTGCTGTCATAAGACAGCAGTCCTCACTGAGGCCAAAGAGGAGACAACTGTGCATGAGTTTGAAA TGGTGGAGGGAATATTGACGAGACTACTGGAGGAGCAGCGGCTCTACAAAGATGACCAGCTGCTGGATGACGATGATAGGATTTTGCTAGGCTGTGGCTTAAGCCACAAACTGCT TCCTCATGTTACTGCCACAGTGGGCTTGGCTTTAATCAGACCTGGCAATTGCACCTTTGAACCATTGCGTATTGACCCCTTCTTAAGCACTGCAGAGCTACTTGATATTAGAAAGTCACAGGAGTCTGGTAGCAGCTCTAGTGAGCAACCTATTTTGCTGAAACCAGTGTCTCCTGTTTTGTGGGGTGCTGGTTCTGTCTGTATCCTGCATCCATCCACACCCTTCCTAATGTGTCTGTCTGACCAATAA
- the NPY4R2 gene encoding neuropeptide Y receptor type 4-2 — protein sequence MNKTRAVNDGFPFLNSKNWSSNRSFPVHISNQCRNITDLTVFLATSYSLETVLGIVGNICLIAVIARQKEKANVTNILISNLIISDLFMCLVCLPFTVVYTMMDYWIFGEFMCKMTSFTQCTSVTVSILSLVLIALERHQLIINPTGWRPSISQAYLGIGVIWTLACLLSLPFLTTSILSNDLYEQLSHIMNFSTDKVICIDSWPSEQHRLIYTTTLLLLQYCLPLFFIILCYLRIYLRLQKRKDMFEKSEYSNRAVQLRRINILLASMVAAFAVCWLPLHVFNTIVDWNYKIISPCHHNLIFSLCHLLAMASTCVNPVIYGFLNSNFKKEVKSLILSCQHNSVTASMEEYDHLPLSTMQTEISKGSLMLNCRHNSI from the coding sequence ATGAATAAGACGAGGGCTGTTAACGATGGCTTTCCTTTCCTGAACAGTAAGAACTGGAGCTCAAACCGAAGCTTCCCTGTGCACATTTCTAATCAGTGCAGGAACATCACCGACCTTACTGTCTTTCTGGCCACCTCTTACAGCTTGGAGACGGTCCTAGGCATCGTGGGAAACATCTGCCTGATTGCTGTCATTGccaggcagaaggaaaaggcCAACGTCACCAACATCCTAATTTCCAACTTAATAATTTCAGACTTGTTTATGTGCCTTGTCTGCCTGCCTTTCACCGTTGTTTACACCATGATGGACTACTGGATATTTGGGGAATTCATGTGCAAAATGACCTCTTTCACTCAGTGCACATCTGTGACAGTGTCAATTCTTTCTCTTGTCCTTATTGCTCTGGAAAGACACCAGCTCATCATAAACCCAACTGGATGGAGGCCAAGTATCTCCCAAGCATATCTAGGAATTGGAGTAATTTGGACTTTAGCGTGtctcctgtccctgcctttTTTAACCACATCCATCTTGTCTAATGATTTGTATGAGCAGCTCTCACACATCATGAATTTTTCCACTGACAAGGTCATATGCATCGACTCATGGCCTTCTGAGCAACACAGACTTATCTACACTACCACTTTACTGCTCTTGCAATATTGCCTCCCACTGTTCTTCATTATACTTTGCTACCTGCGTATCTACTTACGtctacagaagagaaaggacaTGTTTGAGAAGAGTGAATACAGCAACCGAGCGGTTCAGCTGAGaaggataaatattttgttagcATCCATGGTTGCTGCGTTTGCTGTTTGCTGGCTACCGCTGCATGTTTTCAACACCATTGTGGACTGGAATTACAAAATCATTTCGCCTTGCCACCACAATCTGATCTTCTCATTGTGCCACCTGTTAGCTATGGCTTCTACCTGTGTCAACCCTGTTATCTATGGTTTCCTAAATAGCAACTTCAAAAAAGAAGTCAAGTCACTGATTCTGAGTTGCCAGCATAATTCAGTAACTGCATCAATGGAAGAATATGACCATTTGCCTTTATCCACCATGCAGACTGAAATCTCTAAGGGCTCACTGATGTTGAACTGCAGACATAATTCTATCTAG